A window of the Thalassospira indica genome harbors these coding sequences:
- a CDS encoding NAD(P)/FAD-dependent oxidoreductase encodes MTEVQMQDDLTSVWEATATNAPETQKPEGEYACDVLVIGGGFTGMSCALQLAKGGASVILVDAVRPGFGASGRNGGQVIPGLKHDPDKIDKLYGEYSTEFAGKTAETTFNLIKENDIDCDATPRGWIQGSVKRDHLGWLETRMGEWQTRGADVKMLDTAEIQSLSGSQRLVGGWLDNRAGQLHPLKYIRGLTRAAQAAGCRVFAPAPVQRVKSISGKWHAEIGDGTASITSDHLVVATNAYSGDLFPKLRKSLIPVNSFQVATAPLSEEQLATVLPTKTPVSDSRRIGNYFRIGPGGRLMIGGRGSFADPVSRAAFNGIISELHAYYPWTKSVPIEFCWAGRLAMTYDHLPHIHRPVDNMTMAVGYNGRGVALSTSLGKAIADNLLAPDTPLPLRFSDISPLIAHDMHRTYATMAIWYYRLRDYLES; translated from the coding sequence GTGACCGAGGTCCAAATGCAGGATGATCTGACGTCGGTCTGGGAAGCGACCGCGACTAACGCCCCCGAAACGCAAAAGCCCGAAGGCGAATACGCTTGTGATGTCTTGGTTATCGGTGGCGGGTTCACCGGCATGTCCTGCGCGCTTCAACTGGCCAAGGGCGGTGCATCGGTCATTCTGGTTGATGCGGTGCGCCCCGGTTTCGGGGCATCAGGTCGTAATGGCGGGCAAGTCATTCCGGGGCTTAAGCACGACCCCGACAAGATCGATAAGCTTTATGGCGAATACTCGACCGAGTTCGCGGGCAAAACCGCAGAGACGACCTTTAATCTGATCAAGGAAAACGACATCGACTGCGATGCCACGCCACGTGGCTGGATACAGGGTTCGGTCAAGCGCGATCACCTTGGCTGGTTGGAAACCCGCATGGGCGAATGGCAGACACGCGGTGCGGATGTCAAAATGCTCGATACCGCCGAAATTCAGTCCCTTTCGGGAAGCCAGCGCCTTGTCGGTGGTTGGCTCGATAACCGGGCAGGCCAGCTTCATCCGCTGAAATACATTCGCGGCCTGACGCGGGCAGCCCAAGCGGCAGGGTGTCGGGTATTTGCGCCTGCACCCGTTCAGCGCGTTAAAAGCATTTCCGGGAAATGGCATGCCGAGATTGGTGATGGCACGGCATCCATCACAAGCGACCATCTGGTGGTTGCGACAAACGCCTATTCCGGCGACCTGTTTCCAAAGTTGCGCAAAAGCCTGATCCCGGTAAACAGCTTTCAGGTGGCAACAGCGCCACTCAGTGAAGAGCAGCTTGCGACAGTGCTGCCAACCAAAACACCCGTCTCCGACAGCCGCCGGATTGGCAATTATTTCCGCATCGGTCCGGGCGGACGCCTGATGATCGGGGGGCGGGGATCCTTTGCTGATCCCGTCAGTCGCGCGGCCTTCAACGGGATCATCTCGGAACTTCATGCCTATTATCCGTGGACGAAGTCAGTTCCGATTGAGTTTTGCTGGGCGGGCCGCCTTGCCATGACCTATGACCATTTGCCGCATATTCATCGCCCGGTGGACAATATGACGATGGCGGTTGGCTATAACGGGCGCGGGGTTGCTTTGTCGACGTCACTGGGCAAGGCAATTGCCGATAACCTGTTGGCGCCCGATACGCCGTTGCCCCTGCGTTTCAGTGACATCAGCCCGTTGATTGCCCATGACATGCATCGTACCTATGCGACGATGGCAATCTGGTATTATCGCCTGCGCGATTACCTCGAAAGCTGA